Genomic DNA from Perca fluviatilis chromosome 12, GENO_Pfluv_1.0, whole genome shotgun sequence:
TCCTCCTCTGTAATACAGGCCGGTGGTGGTGCCTGCTAGGTTTTGTGCAGTACAGGCACTCCTGGACCTGACAATAACGGCACACCCTCTCCCCCAGGGCTAGGCCCAGTGATGGCCCCTCAGACAACCGCTGGGTGTGAGAGTGTCTGTTGTGGCCCTGGGTCTTCTGGTGCTCTCGGGATGAATGTCCAACTGAAGCCAGGCTCATCTTTAGAGTGTCATCAACGATTTTCCTGGCATAATGCTCTACGACCTGCATCACCCTAGTCCTGTAGCCTCCATCATACAGGCTTCCTGTACTGTGGTAATGCCTGCTCTTACCCTCCTTGGACAACACGGGGCAGGAGAAGGAGTTCCTGATGAGATTCTCTGCCATGTCTTCAAGTTTGGATTTCTTATAAAGACAGGAGTCGGTGAGAGACTTGGGCAGTCGTGCAGAGGAAAGATGCAGCTTGCGTGTGACATCACAGGTGATGTTGTAAGCTAAAGACTCTGCAAAGTTGACCAGATCCATGTACTCCCTCTGACTCTGCTCTTCAGAGTCCCTGCAACAACACTGAGCATCCGCGCCCGAGGGACCAACTACTGACTCTACTCTGTCCTTGGGCGACGAGGCTTCACTACCAGAAGCTTTCCATTCATCTGGCAACGACTTGGATGAGTGAAGGCGGGTGCTAGAGGATCTTTGCTTGATCTTGCGACTAGCATGAGCCAAGCCCTGTTTTATGGAGCGGTAAGCCAAACGGCTCGCAAACTGGTCCAGGACCAACTCCCTACTGCCTCCTTCCTTTTTCAGCACCCTGATAAGGTAGCCAGCATATTCATCTGTCACACTCTCGCAGCTAGGATACTCCGAGGACAGGCCAGAGCTAGAGCTGGAGATGGTGCTTGAAGTGGAGGTGGGAGACCGAAAGACCGAGGCTATCAGGTCATTAGACCATTGCTCAGCCAGCCTCCCTACCCTCCAGTCTCTGTTCTGGTCTGTACTGGGTTGCGACTGGTGTTGGTGTTGGTGGTGAGACAAATTATCAGAGCTAGATCTGTCAAAGCTTCTTCTTCCGGGAGTTCTGTGATATGGACACTGCTGTGCAGCGTTCACCACCCTCTTCACATCATTGATGACCTCTCCTGCTACCTCCCCGGCATAGACCCACAAGGTGTTTAGGGTCTGCTCTGAGAACTGAGCCACACTGTCTCTCCTTTTCTCGCTGCCATTGCTCAtcgcttcctcctcctctgcaaCTCCCAGGGTGTCCATCTCTGTTGCCATGGAGACGATGTGGCAAGCCAACCGCTCAGCATAGTGGAGAGCTTCCTTGTTGGACATTCTGCGAGCAGACATCTGGTTCAGTACATGCAGGCCACCCCCCGTCTCTAAACATCTGTTAGTGCCACCAACACCAACATCTTCTGCCaattcttcctcctcttcatcctcattGCCATCTGCCTCCTCAGAGAGAGACCTCATCAGTCTAAGCATAAACTCAGCCTTGTCTGCCTCAGGGGAGTTGTCTTTTGGCCCCGGGCCAGGCTCAGGCTGATAGTGAGGAGTGGGTGGGGGGGTAGCAGGGGAAAATTCCTTGGCCAGCTTGCTTTTCAGCTTCTTGGAGAACTGTTTTATCTGTTTCTCCTTGGACACCTCAGTGGGCTGCTGAGGGGTAGAAGGAGGAGTGCCAGGAGTCCCACCAGATTTTTGGCCAGAGCTTGGAGCGGAGTCATCCCCAGGAACAGATATCCTCCTTTGTCCACCCATCTCGTTCCCCGGCACATCAAGAGTATCCATCATCACAGGGTGCGTTTCAGCCACACCTCTGGTCCTGGGGTCTAACTCACAGCTGGCCCTCCGCTTGCTTTGAGAGCCTATCTGAAAGGAAATGTGAGGAATGCTATGGTCGGTTGCTTGCTCAACAGGGACGCCCTTCCTTGCATACCCAGAATCTCTGCAGTCATATCTGAAGCAAGCTCCCTGCTCTGAAGGGGAATCTGGAGCGTCATAAATAACCACCTCCTGCTTAGAAGAAGAGTCCCTTCTGCTTCCAATTGTTTTTGTAAAGAAATCAGCACAGTCGCCGAAACTCTTTTTCATCTTAGAAGCAGTTATTAGCTCACAAGCCTCAGTTACTATCATAtccatcatgttgcctgagaaGTTTTGGAATGGGGACTTTCCTTGGGAGGGATCTTCTCCAGGTATGGGGGTCTGAGTTCCATGACTGTACAGGTGAGTTTGTGTAGATGTGGTAGTGTCAGAAGAAGATGAAGTTAATCTTTTGGGGCTGGTCTGTGGGGTATCTGACAAGCTAGACTTGCACTGACAGGTCTCCTCAGAATCCTGAAGGTGGGAGAGGGCTTGGCCTGCTTGGGGCACAGGAATACAGCTGGCCATGCCTGAAACAGTGAAAAGGGCTTTCTTCACTGTGCAGGTAGCATCCTCTCCTGATGGCCCTGGGGCCGCAGCAGCTAAGCTGGCACTTAAAACCTGCTGGTTGGCAAAGGTACTGCAGGTTTGAGCGCTAGTGTTCTCTGCACTGACATAACAGATGTTGTCCAGAGACACACTAATAGCCGCTTGGCTAGTGAAGGCAACATCAGCCTGAGAGAGCTCTATGAAGGCCTCTTGGATAACAGACTCAGACAAGTCTGAAGCATAGGAGGAAActacctcctcctcttcctcctcccccccctcttGCCCATGGCCAAAGGACCAATCACTAGGGGTGAGAGGAGTTGAGGGGTGGGAGAACTGACACACTTCCATAATGCCTTCAAACACAAGCTCTTCAGCCAGATCGGCAGCAAAACGTGTCACTGTGCTGTGGAAAATCTGCTTTTTCACGGTCAGAAAATCTTTCAGCGCCCCAGACACAGCCTCTCCGACCAGGAAGCCAGCTAATCCATTGATTGCTCGTTCTTTCAACACATAGGCGTGGCGCATGCCAATCTCATGGAAGGCCATCTGAAACACTGAGGAGGTCAGCCTGGCAGCCAGGTGACACAAGGTGGTGGTACAGGACGATACACCTTTTTGGAGGTCTCGCAAGGCGCTGCCCAAGCTCATTTCCACAAGGTCAGTGGCAAACCTCTGAATGCCATCCTTAAGAGACTGGGACTTCTTCTGCAGTGTGGCCACCGTTACGGTCTCTTGAATTTCTGAGAGCTTCATCAGGTAGCCCGAAGGGTTCTTGAATTCCTTGTGGCAGACGCAGCTGAGATTCTTGTTGTCACTGATGTCAACGGCAGACTGGTAGCCACACACAGATCCCAGAATTTCTTTGGACAGACTGCTGGCAAAGTCTGAGTAGGTTTTATACAGAGAGCAGAGATCCTGGGGTTTACGTAGCTCTGAGCTGTCCTGTCCATCCTCATCTGCCTTCCAGAAGTACTCCAATTGTCCGCTAGAGTCCACTAGGGGGCTGAACGCAGAGGAGCTGACAGGACTGAAGAGTGGGCCACCATTCTCCTCAGAGGGGGTCTGCACTGGGCGAGGGGAGTCAGGCACCTCAGAATGAAGCGAGTATGGAGAGCCTGGTTTCAGAGGAGTGGGTTTTTTCACATTGGCCGGGAGAGTGCGCTGGTCAAAGCGGTGAGGATTCATACCCTTGGTTGAGCAGCCCCTAGAAACATATTTGGATGCTGACCCACTGGTCTGGTTCTGTGTGGTTGGGGCACTGATGGCGTCCAGAGGCAGTGAGAGAGCGCAGTTCTCTGAGCTCAGCTCCTCCAGGTCATCAAACTGGTCAAAGCTGTCAAAGAATTCACTGACTTCAGAGTCTGAGTCTTCAACTCGCTCTCTGGGCCCCCCTGGCACCTGGGGGATGTCTAGCTTGGCCAGCAGGCTCTTCTGGTAGCCCACCTCATCCAGAAAAATTATTGGGCTGGGGCTTGAGCAGTCTGACTCTTCCGATTCACTGACATGAATCAAAGGTGAGGGGAGACGAGCTCCGGGACTGCAGTATGTCCATTGGGATTCCACGCCCGATGACCTCTGCACTGTGACAGATGCATCTGGACCAGGCCTATGTTTGGCTGAATTCTTTTTTGAAGATGAGCTAATGATAATGCGGGAGCCTGATAATTCCTTTTTTCTCTTGTGTGCTGGGACTGTCTGGGAGGCCACATCACGCTTTTTAAAATGGCGATAGGAGGCTGCAGATTTGGAGATTGACATTAAGGGGAGAGGGGAAGAAACTTGTTAAATACTGATCATACAAAGAGGAGAGTTATCCACAAAAGAAAGCTAACTGAAAACAAACGCTGATCATTTATTGTGCCTTGATTATATGAAAAGGTAGAGGAGAAAGTGCATCCCAACTAGAAAATAACTTAAAAGTGCCATCTAGCAGTGAACCAACACAATTTAAATGTTTGCTACTTTTTAAAGAATGCATAGATTatgatggtaaaaaaaacagagggTTTTAAATTCAGGTCTCCATATTGGATTTTGCTGAAGTATTTGAATTCAGTTTATGGGGTCACAAGATGTTCTACATAAGAGACCAAAAGCTATTAAATGCCACTAAGCATTAGATGTTAAACCTACAGGGATTGTCTCCTGTGTCGTCCTCCTCCAGATGCTCCAAGGCTGTGACAAAGTCATCCTCGATTGAGGAGACTGACTGGTTGGTGTCATCTTCCTCTGGCTGGCTGGGCTCAGCTGTGCCCCTCTGATGAGCCTGGAGCTCCAAAGCATAGCGTACACCTGCCATGTAGCACCCCAGCAAGCCCACCAAAGATGCAACACTGGCCTGAGGGTAGACACTAGTCCTGGGATTATGCcttagcacacacacagcctttaaCCAGCACTACAGGCAGATGAAAACAGCACAGAAACACATAAAGAGGGGAAGAGGAAAAGAAGGGAAGGGAAAGAGAAATAATAAACGTTAAACATGGCGATGTGTTCAACTCATTTAGAGAAAAATAACAGCCTTTGTAACCAACAGGCAGACAGTCTATAAACTGTCAAAGCGATCGTGTCCCGCAATCAGCTGAACAGCTGATATTGTGAAAGATCTTGGCTTTTGCAAATTCACATGGGAATTTTCATATCCTAATCTCACAGCAGGAAGTTGAGAAGTGTATTGTTATGTCTGTACTCTGATTGCGAGTTCATCTGTTGCATGTGCAGAATCACTCAGTACAAGTCGACTCAATGTCTGAAACGGACGGCGAAACCACAGAGTGAGCTGCAGGGCCTGTGTGTACCCAAACACGGCACACGTGACCAGGAAGGACAAGGCTAGAAAACGTGggctgaaaaaaacaacatctttGTCTGCCTATCCCACCTGCACTTCTTCAAGAGTGAGAAAAAGACTTGGTATGTGTGTTTACCTGCAGGCACAGACAAGGCCAAATATGAGGAAACTATTCAGTCAACAAATGAAAGAATTTTaggaacacacaacaaaaatgcCACACCTTAAAAGTGATTCAGTTTTACTAATGAACATTAAAAGTTAAATTTGTCTTAAAATATAATAAACCTCTGCCAAGAGGATCAGATATCTTTAAATTTGACTACTCAAATGTGCATGTTTTTAGTGTAAATAAACTTGTTTCTTCTGGTTTCATTAGCACTTGTTGAGTTACCCTAGCTTTAGGGTAAGGCTACATTGTCAAGGGAGATTATTAACACAGGAGCTAATTCTATGGAAATAGAAGAAATAATCTTGATCCACTggtgctttttttattatacattttGTTAGGATAGATTTAGCTTCTTGCACCAAAAACTACAGTACAGTCGCTCATTCTTACTTCTCATTATTCTCTCTACTCACCTCTCTGCCTTCTGCTCACTTCTGCTTTGCTCAACACGCTGACTGAGCACATACCTCCAATATGAAAGATCTATCACCTACCTGAGGCCCAGCGTCCTTGTGCTCTGCCAGCCTGCGGGAGTCTTTGAGCAGCAGCACCTCGTCATTCTTGAGGCTGTGAACGTGGAGGGACCTCAGAAGCTCACACAGCCCTCCTGGCATAGACGACAGAGCCTggggagaggagaagaagaagacgacgaCGCAGAAGCACATTAGCTTGTTGCTCAAATGGTTAATTGCAGGACCTACACACATTAATTCATGTTTGTAATTATGAAAACATACCTGTTGGGTGACATCTTCCCCTTCACACTgaccaggcagacacacaaaatGAATCTGAAAAAGCACAGTTGATGGTCAGCACCAATGCGTCTCATGTTTGAATATGGCTGAGCTCTGCATAGGTTTGCACTGCTTTCTGTGTGACAAACCTCCGTTAGTCTTGTGGTGTCTCTGGGTGGCAGCTCCAGGGCAACGCTGCATAGCTCCTTTTTATTCCTAAAGAGGTTCTTCACACACTGCGGCCCACTGTCACGCACAGTCTGCAACATGTGCAGTGTTTTTTAGACCAACAGAAAGAATGAGAAACCAATGTGTATGCATTTATCCAATCACTGTAGCATGCACGAAAGATAAATGAAGAACAGTATTGTGTGCATCTACTTTTATGTATCCGCCTGCTTTTAAATATGACTTTAATATAGATTCTAGCTAATCCgactgacatttaaaaacactgtAAGATCGTGTTGGCCTATCCACTGGAGTGGAAACACATCTCACCACATTAGAAACTCCACTAAACATCTAGCTACAGACCACAATCACACAAAACAAAGAGTTAAAGTACAGTAGTACGGCATTATCACGCACAACTAAGACACGATCTCTTGCGTATTAACAGAACGTCAGCATTACAAGTTTAGGGAAAATGTTGCAGTCAGTGTTATGTGAGCAAGCTAAATCTGATTTCAATGTGTCCTGCAGAAATGCTTTTAAGTATAAtgtgcaaataaataaaagcccCATGTCAGATGGTATTGCTGCCAAAAATAAACACTGGAGAGGGGCCGCTTGAAATCTCACACTACAGATAGTTGCAGAATGAAAATGCAATGACCCGGAAGACAGACCTCTTTCCGAACTGAGGCCCTGGACCTTAGGGGGACTCCTCTAATACGTGCACAGGCATCCATAGCAACAGAGAGCTGCACGGGGCTGGCTGACTGGCCGCTCACCTGTAAGCAGAAAGGTGCCAGGGGTGAAGGAAAATAGAAAATGACAGAGTTAGTGACATGGCAAAGAAGTTTAGAGAATAACGTCAAACTGCTAAAATAAAGAAGAGAGCATAAAAAGTTAGAGTTATATCATCACGTTCAGCCCCACAGCTGAGCTTTGTGTCTGAGGTTCTCTCTCTAGTAGGCCTGGGTACCCAATTCAATACTTTGTACGCATTccatacccaatttcaatacctaaggagtaaatctcagagtcagtgagccaataagcatgcagcatgcttctaccaagatctaataatgtctgtgattagctgtctaacgttacatgtcgtagagacacgcaggaaaaactctacagagacggggctcccgtagtaggagctgaaccataaataaaaagatttgtgccgtaatgcgTAATGTTGAAAATTCTTTTGGCTTTATAAAactggtatcgaaaaaaagtatcgtttagaAACCGGGATTGAGGTCACGGTATTTGTACTGGTATCGAATATTTGTGTCAGTCAGTTTGACGTTTATTTCAtctgtaaagaagaacataacatggattgTAACATCCctagtagtctcgctttgccagaccctcctccacagcacttaggaggagggtctggctagtccacacagcattccgggatgggaggaaaaggtgctctggtttattggcatttcttataaccaatcacaatcgtcatgggcggcgctaagcgctggacggagcctcggtgcctctgctaaatagcctcgggaaggaacttgttttggtggaacgtgtgtacgttcaaaagt
This window encodes:
- the akap11 gene encoding A-kinase anchor protein 11 isoform X5, encoding MDACARIRGVPLRSRASVRKETVRDSGPQCVKNLFRNKKELCSVALELPPRDTTRLTEIHFVCLPGQCEGEDVTQQALSSMPGGLCELLRSLHVHSLKNDEVLLLKDSRRLAEHKDAGPQCWLKAVCVLRHNPRTSVYPQASVASLVGLLGCYMAGVRYALELQAHQRGTAEPSQPEEDDTNQSVSSIEDDFVTALEHLEEDDTGDNPSSYRHFKKRDVASQTVPAHKRKKELSGSRIIISSSSKKNSAKHRPGPDASVTVQRSSGVESQWTYCSPGARLPSPLIHVSESEESDCSSPSPIIFLDEVGYQKSLLAKLDIPQVPGGPRERVEDSDSEVSEFFDSFDQFDDLEELSSENCALSLPLDAISAPTTQNQTSGSASKYVSRGCSTKGMNPHRFDQRTLPANVKKPTPLKPGSPYSLHSEVPDSPRPVQTPSEENGGPLFSPVSSSAFSPLVDSSGQLEYFWKADEDGQDSSELRKPQDLCSLYKTYSDFASSLSKEILGSVCGYQSAVDISDNKNLSCVCHKEFKNPSGYLMKLSEIQETVTVATLQKKSQSLKDGIQRFATDLVEMSLGSALRDLQKGVSSCTTTLCHLAARLTSSVFQMAFHEIGMRHAYVLKERAINGLAGFLVGEAVSGALKDFLTVKKQIFHSTVTRFAADLAEELVFEGIMEVCQFSHPSTPLTPSDWSFGHGQEGGEEEEEEVVSSYASDLSESVIQEAFIELSQADVAFTSQAAISVSLDNICYVSAENTSAQTCSTFANQQVLSASLAAAAPGPSGEDATCTVKKALFTVSGMASCIPVPQAGQALSHLQDSEETCQCKSSLSDTPQTSPKRLTSSSSDTTTSTQTHLYSHGTQTPIPGEDPSQGKSPFQNFSGNMMDMIVTEACELITASKMKKSFGDCADFFTKTIGSRRDSSSKQEVVIYDAPDSPSEQGACFRYDCRDSGYARKGVPVEQATDHSIPHISFQIGSQSKRRASCELDPRTRGVAETHPVMMDTLDVPGNEMGGQRRISVPGDDSAPSSGQKSGGTPGTPPSTPQQPTEVSKEKQIKQFSKKLKSKLAKEFSPATPPPTPHYQPEPGPGPKDNSPEADKAEFMLRLMRSLSEEADGNEDEEEEELAEDVGVGGTNRCLETGGGLHVLNQMSARRMSNKEALHYAERLACHIVSMATEMDTLGVAEEEEAMSNGSEKRRDSVAQFSEQTLNTLWVYAGEVAGEVINDVKRVVNAAQQCPYHRTPGRRSFDRSSSDNLSHHQHQHQSQPSTDQNRDWRVGRLAEQWSNDLIASVFRSPTSTSSTISSSSSGLSSEYPSCESVTDEYAGYLIRVLKKEGGSRELVLDQFASRLAYRSIKQGLAHASRKIKQRSSSTRLHSSKSLPDEWKASGSEASSPKDRVESVVGPSGADAQCCCRDSEEQSQREYMDLVNFAESLAYNITCDVTRKLHLSSARLPKSLTDSCLYKKSKLEDMAENLIRNSFSCPVLSKEGKSRHYHSTGSLYDGGYRTRVMQVVEHYARKIVDDTLKMSLASVGHSSREHQKTQGHNRHSHTQRLSEGPSLGLALGERVCRYCQVQECLYCTKPSRHHHRPVLQRRKRGSDCQARAERLSSLEIPKIHIDLDHRAVFAGEMVSMAMETAKRELSNTSLNADSGIGHDGTSYAESLTAEIMTSALSNICQTGNISLHPSLCAFSFPGREATESSVSQQLSVGDDSLGSWSNLSFEDEHPDDNSSFLHLSDSSNGNSSSWSSLGLEGEACEERMSFSPSDSDNTEDKETEVKEESSGTLCVDRTQVQAPRSALVVVNSDVRELGRGPQHMTLDPQLRSMLQWVAASMTDIPHIQLSPDRELQQLPAVVQRLRERKWRVGELLHTLLRYCEEGQAHSPSQAREEPLQAGREPHRVPLFQWLLEHT
- the akap11 gene encoding A-kinase anchor protein 11 isoform X4 — protein: MVSGQSASPVQLSVAMDACARIRGVPLRSRASVRKETVRDSGPQCVKNLFRNKKELCSVALELPPRDTTRLTEIHFVCLPGQCEGEDVTQQALSSMPGGLCELLRSLHVHSLKNDEVLLLKDSRRLAEHKDAGPQCWLKAVCVLRHNPRTSVYPQASVASLVGLLGCYMAGVRYALELQAHQRGTAEPSQPEEDDTNQSVSSIEDDFVTALEHLEEDDTGDNPSSYRHFKKRDVASQTVPAHKRKKELSGSRIIISSSSKKNSAKHRPGPDASVTVQRSSGVESQWTYCSPGARLPSPLIHVSESEESDCSSPSPIIFLDEVGYQKSLLAKLDIPQVPGGPRERVEDSDSEVSEFFDSFDQFDDLEELSSENCALSLPLDAISAPTTQNQTSGSASKYVSRGCSTKGMNPHRFDQRTLPANVKKPTPLKPGSPYSLHSEVPDSPRPVQTPSEENGGPLFSPVSSSAFSPLVDSSGQLEYFWKADEDGQDSSELRKPQDLCSLYKTYSDFASSLSKEILGSVCGYQSAVDISDNKNLSCVCHKEFKNPSGYLMKLSEIQETVTVATLQKKSQSLKDGIQRFATDLVEMSLGSALRDLQKGVSSCTTTLCHLAARLTSSVFQMAFHEIGMRHAYVLKERAINGLAGFLVGEAVSGALKDFLTVKKQIFHSTVTRFAADLAEELVFEGIMEVCQFSHPSTPLTPSDWSFGHGQEGGEEEEEEVVSSYASDLSESVIQEAFIELSQADVAFTSQAAISVSLDNICYVSAENTSAQTCSTFANQQVLSASLAAAAPGPSGEDATCTVKKALFTVSGMASCIPVPQAGQALSHLQDSEETCQCKSSLSDTPQTSPKRLTSSSSDTTTSTQTHLYSHGTQTPIPGEDPSQGKSPFQNFSGNMMDMIVTEACELITASKMKKSFGDCADFFTKTIGSRRDSSSKQEVVIYDAPDSPSEQGACFRYDCRDSGYARKGVPVEQATDHSIPHISFQIGSQSKRRASCELDPRTRGVAETHPVMMDTLDVPGNEMGGQRRISVPGDDSAPSSGQKSGGTPGTPPSTPQQPTEVSKEKQIKQFSKKLKSKLAKEFSPATPPPTPHYQPEPGPGPKDNSPEADKAEFMLRLMRSLSEEADGNEDEEEEELAEDVGVGGTNRCLETGGGLHVLNQMSARRMSNKEALHYAERLACHIVSMATEMDTLGVAEEEEAMSNGSEKRRDSVAQFSEQTLNTLWVYAGEVAGEVINDVKRVVNAAQQCPYHRTPGRRSFDRSSSDNLSHHQHQHQSQPSTDQNRDWRVGRLAEQWSNDLIASVFRSPTSTSSTISSSSSGLSSEYPSCESVTDEYAGYLIRVLKKEGGSRELVLDQFASRLAYRSIKQGLAHASRKIKQRSSSTRLHSSKSLPDEWKASGSEASSPKDRVESVVGPSGADAQCCCRDSEEQSQREYMDLVNFAESLAYNITCDVTRKLHLSSARLPKSLTDSCLYKKSKLEDMAENLIRNSFSCPVLSKEGKSRHYHSTGSLYDGGYRTRVMQVVEHYARKIVDDTLKMSLASVGHSSREHQKTQGHNRHSHTQRLSEGPSLGLALGERVCRYCQVQECLYCTKPSRHHHRPVLQRRKRGSDCQARAERLSSLEIPKIHIDLDHRAVFAGEMVSMAMETAKRELSNTSLNADSGIGHDGTSYAESLTAEIMTSALSNICQTGNISFPGREATESSVSQQLSVGDDSLGSWSNLSFEDEHPDDNSSFLHLSDSNGNSSSWSSLGLEGEACEERMSFSPSDSDNTEDKETEVKEESSGTLCVDRTQVQAPRSALVVVNSDVRELGRGPQHMTLDPQLRSMLQWVAASMTDIPHIQLSPDRELQQLPAVVQRLRERKWRVGELLHTLLRYCEEGQAHSPSQAREEPLQAGREPHRVPLFQWLLEHT
- the akap11 gene encoding A-kinase anchor protein 11 isoform X3, with product MVSGQSASPVQLSVAMDACARIRGVPLRSRASVRKETVRDSGPQCVKNLFRNKKELCSVALELPPRDTTRLTEIHFVCLPGQCEGEDVTQQALSSMPGGLCELLRSLHVHSLKNDEVLLLKDSRRLAEHKDAGPQCWLKAVCVLRHNPRTSVYPQASVASLVGLLGCYMAGVRYALELQAHQRGTAEPSQPEEDDTNQSVSSIEDDFVTALEHLEEDDTGDNPSSYRHFKKRDVASQTVPAHKRKKELSGSRIIISSSSKKNSAKHRPGPDASVTVQRSSGVESQWTYCSPGARLPSPLIHVSESEESDCSSPSPIIFLDEVGYQKSLLAKLDIPQVPGGPRERVEDSDSEVSEFFDSFDQFDDLEELSSENCALSLPLDAISAPTTQNQTSGSASKYVSRGCSTKGMNPHRFDQRTLPANVKKPTPLKPGSPYSLHSEVPDSPRPVQTPSEENGGPLFSPVSSSAFSPLVDSSGQLEYFWKADEDGQDSSELRKPQDLCSLYKTYSDFASSLSKEILGSVCGYQSAVDISDNKNLSCVCHKEFKNPSGYLMKLSEIQETVTVATLQKKSQSLKDGIQRFATDLVEMSLGSALRDLQKGVSSCTTTLCHLAARLTSSVFQMAFHEIGMRHAYVLKERAINGLAGFLVGEAVSGALKDFLTVKKQIFHSTVTRFAADLAEELVFEGIMEVCQFSHPSTPLTPSDWSFGHGQEGGEEEEEEVVSSYASDLSESVIQEAFIELSQADVAFTSQAAISVSLDNICYVSAENTSAQTCSTFANQQVLSASLAAAAPGPSGEDATCTVKKALFTVSGMASCIPVPQAGQALSHLQDSEETCQCKSSLSDTPQTSPKRLTSSSSDTTTSTQTHLYSHGTQTPIPGEDPSQGKSPFQNFSGNMMDMIVTEACELITASKMKKSFGDCADFFTKTIGSRRDSSSKQEVVIYDAPDSPSEQGACFRYDCRDSGYARKGVPVEQATDHSIPHISFQIGSQSKRRASCELDPRTRGVAETHPVMMDTLDVPGNEMGGQRRISVPGDDSAPSSGQKSGGTPGTPPSTPQQPTEVSKEKQIKQFSKKLKSKLAKEFSPATPPPTPHYQPEPGPGPKDNSPEADKAEFMLRLMRSLSEEADGNEDEEEEELAEDVGVGGTNRCLETGGGLHVLNQMSARRMSNKEALHYAERLACHIVSMATEMDTLGVAEEEEAMSNGSEKRRDSVAQFSEQTLNTLWVYAGEVAGEVINDVKRVVNAAQQCPYHRTPGRRSFDRSSSDNLSHHQHQHQSQPSTDQNRDWRVGRLAEQWSNDLIASVFRSPTSTSSTISSSSSGLSSEYPSCESVTDEYAGYLIRVLKKEGGSRELVLDQFASRLAYRSIKQGLAHASRKIKQRSSSTRLHSSKSLPDEWKASGSEASSPKDRVESVVGPSGADAQCCCRDSEEQSQREYMDLVNFAESLAYNITCDVTRKLHLSSARLPKSLTDSCLYKKSKLEDMAENLIRNSFSCPVLSKEGKSRHYHSTGSLYDGGYRTRVMQVVEHYARKIVDDTLKMSLASVGHSSREHQKTQGHNRHSHTQRLSEGPSLGLALGERVCRYCQVQECLYCTKPSRHHHRPVLQRRKRGSDCQARAERLSSLEIPKIHIDLDHRAVFAGEMVSMAMETAKRELSNTSLNADSGIGHDGTSYAESLTAEIMTSALSNICQTGNISFPGREATESSVSQQLSVGDDSLGSWSNLSFEDEHPDDNSSFLHLSDSSNGNSSSWSSLGLEGEACEERMSFSPSDSDNTEDKETEVKEESSGTLCVDRTQVQAPRSALVVVNSDVRELGRGPQHMTLDPQLRSMLQWVAASMTDIPHIQLSPDRELQQLPAVVQRLRERKWRVGELLHTLLRYCEEGQAHSPSQAREEPLQAGREPHRVPLFQWLLEHT